TGGGGATGTCAGCCCAGCCCCCGCAGGACGGGCATGTGGGGCCACTCTCCCGTGGGGGCCCATCCTGCGTCGCGGCCGCCCCACGGCCTGTCTCCTCTGGGTGTGATTGGGCCTCCCTGGGGCCATCCTGGCGCTTCTTCCTGTCCCACATCCTAAATGTCCCCTGCCCCCCACATCCTAAGTGCGCCCTGCCCCCCCACATCCTGGTGCCCGCTTCCCGCCCCCGGCATCCTGGTGCCCCCTCTGACCCCATCTCGGGCTCCCTGAGAGCCAGCTCCCTCCACCTGTGACTGCTGGGCGGTTTGTGGCAGGTGATGCTTCAGTCCAGGGGCAGGTGGGGTCTTCCTACCTGCTGACCCGACAGGGGTCTGTCCTGTGGGTCCATGAGGAGGCTGCGGCGGGTGGGGGAGGGCGTCTGCTGCTGGGAGAGTGGGTGTGGGCTCTGAGCGCTTCCGTGCTGCGGTCTGTGCTTGTCTCCTGCTTTTCTGAGAGTCCTTATCACCCATCAGGCTTGCATAACCAGGCTGGCCCTGCTTCCTGTGAAGGAGCTATCAGTGTACCATCTGGGGCTGCAAAAATGGGGTGACAGGGCGTCAGCAGGTGCTTCCTCGCACCCAGCCCCCTGCACTCGGAGCCCCACCCCGGGGTGCTGTCCCTGCAGGGCTCCTCAGGACAGGCCTGTGGCAACAGTGTGGGAGGTGCTGGCGGGCGTGTGGACACCCGCTGCCTTTCCTCTGCTGTCCTGGGGGAGAGCCCTGAGGTCAGCTCCGCGCCCCTCGTGGCTCTGGTGGGAACTCAGCATGGATGATACACCTTGCACAGTTGGCCCAGGTGTGACACCAGGGGCTCCAGCAGATCCGCCCTTCGGTTGTTGTCCACAACTGTGTTCCCCCAACCCTGCCTCCCCTGTAGGAGGGACCTGGGGCCCAGGCTCAGAGCATTGCCTGCTGGACAGACCTGGACACGTGGCTGATTCAGACCCGGGAGGCCTGAGCTTGAGCTCCGGGGGGTGCCGCTCCCCTGCGGTGCTCGGCCTCCTTCACGGGATGGGATGAGGGAGTGGGTGGTGGCTTGCTTGAAGCGCCCTCCCCACAGTGCCACCTCGGGGGGCCGGTGCTCTCAGCACAGCCCCTCAGCCCAGCCTCTTCCAGGTTGGGCCTTGCAGAGCGAAGTTCTGATGCGAGAGGCAGGCACCTGCTTCCTGCTCTGCGCCTGTATCTGCACCTGGCTCGGCCTGGGGGTCCCTGTCCTGGGGGACAGAGGAGGTGAGGGCTGGCTCAGGGCGTGCGGGGGGTGTAGGTGCAGAGTGGGGCAGGGTCTGGGCTGCGGGTGCCTGTCTTCCGCAGACCAGTCGGGTCTTCAGCCCCACCCAGGGCACACGGTCAGAGCCCGTCCCCTTGTGATGCCCAGCCCCGCCGTGGTCATGTCGGGGCTCCTTCTCTTGGGCCTGCCCTGTCAGAGAGGGTCAGCGCCAGGCCCTCCCCACCCCGGCCCTGCCCCGAGGCAGCCACGGTGGACTTGCCACGGTTACTGTTCCCAGGGCCGGGGCCTGGGGCTTTCACCTGCCACAATAACAACGTCCTCAGGATTGAGTGCCGCTGGCCTGGCCCAGCGCCGGGCCAGGGGGTCGGCTCCTGGCTGCTCTTCACCAGGTGAGGCCGGAGGgcgggggcagagggcagggagctGGGGGGGCCATGGTCCCTTGGTGCCCACATGCATCCTTTCCAGCAACGTTGTGCCGGGCAGCAAGCACAAGTGTGTCTTCTGGGCTGACGTGTGCACCGTGGAGCTGCCGCCTGAGGAGGTCCTCGTGCCTGCTGACAACTTCACCATCACCTTCCACCGCCACGTCTCCGGGAAGGAGCAGGTCAGCCTGGTGGACCCACAGTATCTGCCCCGGAGACACGGTGAGACCTGGGTTGGGTGTGTTGGCTGGGAACCCCCTGGCCACAGAGCCCACCGCCCATAACCCCCGCCACCCAGTCAGTGCGCCCAGTCCCTGCAGACAGATCCAGGGGCTGCAGCAGGTGGGGACCGGGGGGCGAGGGGTGGGCCCACTGGTTGCTGGAGGGCTCAGGTCCAGAGGAGGATGAAGGAGCAGGGCTTTGAGTTGGGGCTGAAGCTGCAGCGTGAGTCCCTTGAAATGCACTTCAGGCACATCAGCTTAGATTCGAGACGCACCTTGGCTGCCTCGGGCTGGCTCGTCCCACCTGTGCCCTCTCTGGACCAGTCTCCCAGGGAGGCCTTTCTTTCGAGAGGGCCTTGGTCACACCCTCATCTTTCCCGGGAATCTTTCTGATCCCCAGTCTTGGGCGTGCTGACCCACACACCCTCACGTGGCTTTGCTCTGTTTCAGTGAAGCTGGACCCCCCCTCGGACTTGCAGAGCAACGTCAGCTCTGAGCACTGTGTCCTGACCTGGAGCGTCAATCCTGCTCTGGAGCCACTAGCCATGCTCCTAAGCTATGAGCTGGCCTTcaagaggcaggaggaagccTGGGAGGTGAAGCTGGGCTGCCCACCCTGGGGCCCGTCTGTCCTGGAAGCAGCAGGAGATGCTGTtcttcccacccagggtgctTTCACCTTGGAATTACGAGGCAGGCACTGGCCAGAGCCAAGGGTGTGTGAGTGCAGAGTGGTgagtgtgcctctgtgtgtgtgtgcgcatgtccACAGGGCCTGCCTGTGGGGATGAGTGTGCACGCAAGTGAATGCATGTAAGCTTGTGGACATGGGCAGCGTCCCCGCATGCATGTCCTCTAGGGCTGACGGCCCAGTCTCCCCACCAGCATCTCCCGACTGTCCTCATCCCCAGTGGGCTCGGCACAAGGATCACATCGTTGGGGTGACCTGGCTCAAACTTGAAGCCGCCGAGCTGGATTCCGGTTCTGCCTATGAGGCCCGGCTGCGCGTCCAGATAGCTGCCCTGGAGGGCGAGGTGGCGGAGGAAGAGCGATACGAGGGCGTGTGGAGTGACTGGAGCCAGCCTGCCTGCTTTGCCGCCCCCCTCAGACGAGGTGGGCGCTGCTGTGGCCGCTGCCCCTGGGGTCTGGGTggggcccctgcctgcctccgAGTGTCCCACCTTTCCCCCTCCTACTCCCTCTCTCTGAGGTGGTCAACGGGGTCAGCTTGGGGGTCTCCCGGGAGCTACTGTGGCCCCAGGCTGCACACCAGGCCCGCTGCTGCCTGCGGAGCCGGGCGTGGCCTCGTCTGCTTAGAGCAGCCGGGCTGACCCCGTGGACGGAGGTCCTGAAGGATCGCAGACCCTGTTGACTCTGTGGATGGAAAAGGCGAGGCCCAGGGGCGTGTGCCTCACCAAGGTGCTCTTGCAGGCGTGAAGAGGGCCTGTCCGGTACTTTCCCTGTGGCCCAGGCGTCGGCTGGATGCCTTGCCAGGCGAGTCAGAGGGACACAGCCCTGGTCCTTCTCGCCGCAGGTCGCCTGGTCCCTGCTCTGGGGCAATCCAATAGCACCCTGGTCGCCGtgtccctcttcctcctgctgagCAGCCTGACCTACTTACTGTTCAAACTGTCGCCCAGGTGGGTGGCCAGTGATGTTTGTGAGAGCATGTGCTGATGTGCGTGTGATtgtgtgtgggagtgtgtgtgtatgtttgggcATGGGGTCAACGGTGCATTGAAGGTCCAAACCTGTGGCCCTTCCCCGCATGCTCCTGGATGGGGAGGGGTTTCAGGTCTCTGCCCTGGACCAGTGGGGAGTTCCCAAGTTGCCATGTGCGTAGGGGTGGTAGGCAGTGTGTCCCCAAGAGCCCTGGAGACCAGGCTGTGGTCTGAGCCCTGTCTCCTGCCTCTGGAGGGGCCAGCCCGTTGCCTGTTTCGGTGGGCACAGGGCTGGGCGTCTGGCTTCGACGGGCCCCTGTCCCCGGCCCTGGGGTATGCTGCTGAGATCCAGATGACCACAAAGGCCCTCCTGAAACAAGCCATCACATTGTCAGGTGACAGGGTGCAGGGCCAGCCCCGCAGGAGACTGGCTGGGCGTGGACGGGGAGCAGAGAGGGTGAGAGAcggatggacagagagcctgggtgAGGGAGGGGTCAGGTTTTTCCTTGGGTCAAAGGAAAGCCCTTGAAGCCTGGCCACATGTGATGTGACCTGGCTGATGTTTTGAGAGAGGAAGTTCGTGGTACAAGTGAGGAGGAGGCCTGCGGGGCAACCAGCAGCAGTGTCCAGATGGAGGCAAGTGTGGGAGCTGGTGGGAGAagcagagatggagccaaagggaGGGACGTGCCAGGGTCTCAGGAATAGAAACTGACGGGACGTGCGGGTGGATGCGATGTGAGCTGTGCCCCCTGAGGCCAGCCCTGGTGTGGGGAATTGGGCTAGGCCCCCGGGGAGGCTGCTGAGGTTGACCTGGACCTGCTGGATTGGAGCCCAGTGTGCTGTCCTCACGGGAGGACCACTGGGTCCACCATCTACCCTAGGTGGATAGATGCTTAGGGAGAAATCACGCGGGCTTTCTGGAGGTGCTGTCTCCCTCTCAGACTGAGGACAAAGCCGGAC
This window of the Capricornis sumatraensis isolate serow.1 chromosome 3, serow.2, whole genome shotgun sequence genome carries:
- the IL9R gene encoding interleukin-9 receptor produces the protein MGTGRCIWRGWALQSEVLMREAGTCFLLCACICTWLGLGVPVLGDRGGPGPGAFTCHNNNVLRIECRWPGPAPGQGVGSWLLFTSNVVPGSKHKCVFWADVCTVELPPEEVLVPADNFTITFHRHVSGKEQVSLVDPQYLPRRHVKLDPPSDLQSNVSSEHCVLTWSVNPALEPLAMLLSYELAFKRQEEAWEWARHKDHIVGVTWLKLEAAELDSGSAYEARLRVQIAALEGEVAEEERYEGVWSDWSQPACFAAPLRRGRLVPALGQSNSTLVAVSLFLLLSSLTYLLFKLSPRMKTALYQDVPSPGPFFQPLYSVHNGDFQTWIGAHGASPQAGRDRAGPARGALLEARVREAIALLRCDPADAWLPAGLEEEGGPGPGLPAGVLPAGRVEWGEPSPAYLPQEDWAPVGCPQPVPPQCEGSSGDYCALDCSAGS